A region from the Lentisphaera profundi genome encodes:
- a CDS encoding class I SAM-dependent methyltransferase produces MSEFNTIDWYDKNAENWSVLADGDDMSWPYSDFLSALPKTPAHILDLGCGNGRDILYFQKKGHFVDGIDGSKELCKYAEKSSNTQIYQQNFSQLKLKKNHYDGIFANAILMHIEPQDRINFLDQVFCGLCKNGVFYAHYPKGSESTLADDGRLLHLTPDWPLLAKTYNWNLELHEGRPQFLLPEDQNWEVIRFRKN; encoded by the coding sequence ATGAGTGAATTCAATACGATAGACTGGTATGACAAGAATGCAGAAAACTGGAGCGTTCTTGCAGATGGTGATGATATGAGTTGGCCTTATTCCGACTTTTTGTCTGCCCTACCAAAAACACCTGCACACATACTCGACCTCGGTTGTGGCAATGGCCGTGATATACTTTATTTCCAAAAGAAAGGGCACTTTGTCGACGGCATAGATGGTTCGAAAGAACTCTGTAAATATGCTGAAAAATCCAGCAATACTCAAATATATCAACAAAATTTCAGTCAGCTAAAACTTAAAAAAAATCACTATGACGGGATTTTTGCTAATGCCATCCTGATGCATATTGAACCTCAGGATAGAATAAACTTTTTAGATCAAGTTTTTTGCGGACTTTGCAAAAATGGGGTTTTTTATGCTCATTATCCAAAAGGCTCCGAAAGTACACTTGCAGATGACGGACGACTTTTACACCTTACACCAGATTGGCCACTCTTAGCTAAGACTTATAACTGGAACTTAGAACTTCACGAAGGAAGACCACAATTCTTACTGCCCGAAGATCAAAATTGGGAAGTCATTCGGTTTCGTAAAAATTAA